A region of Triplophysa dalaica isolate WHDGS20190420 chromosome 20, ASM1584641v1, whole genome shotgun sequence DNA encodes the following proteins:
- the ppp1r14c gene encoding protein phosphatase 1 regulatory subunit 14C produces the protein MSTASAETTAQLPPAASRVFFQPGGGCAGSGPLQRDEPVPKKQGKVTVKYDRKELRKRLILEEWIIEQLSDLYDCEEEEMPEVEIDIDDLLEVNSEDERAVKLQESLSECFKPTDVFVRDLLGRIRGMRKLSAPQKKSF, from the exons ATGTCCACCGCAAGCGCCGAGACGACCGCGCAGCTGCCCCCTGCGGCGAGTCGGGTGTTCTTTCAGCCCGGCGGCGGCTGCGCCGGGTCCGGTCCACTGCAACGGGATGAGCCGGTGCCGAAGAAGCAAGGCAAAGTGACCGTTAAGTACGACCGAAAGGAGCTGCGCAAGAGACTCATTCTTGAGGAATGGATCATTGAACAGCTGAGCGATCTGTACGACTGCGAG GAAGAGGAAATGCCAGAGGTGGAGATAGACATCGATGACCTGCTGGAGGTCAACAGTGAAGATGAGAGAGCTGTAAAACTGCAG GAATCGCTGTCAGAGTGCTTCAAACCAACTGAT GTTTTTGTGCGTGACCTGCTCGGTCGGATAAGAGGAATGAGAAAACTTAGTGCTCCTCAGAAGAAAAGCTTTTAA